A DNA window from Massilia putida contains the following coding sequences:
- a CDS encoding LysR family transcriptional regulator, translating to MYPASFKQLQALMLVARHQSVSRAAEAMHVTQPAVSLHLKLLEEAAGVPLTRRQGRNIQMTAAGELLVGYAERILGLWEEAGDEIAALKGVTSGTLRIGAVMTAEHLLPPMLVRFTTGRPHVRIKLQVGSRPEVIGMLSRDEIDLAIMGTPPREFPTSASRFARHPMAFFVAPGHPLLALAPVTLADIAAHNLLVRERGSGTRAAIERRFEEEGVALAIGSELSSNEAIKQMTAAGLGVAFLSVHACTLEVRNRLLSVLPVPGVVVQGEWHVMHKAARAIPTVAASFHEFMVEHGQQVISDELESIAWK from the coding sequence ATGTATCCAGCCAGCTTCAAACAGCTGCAGGCCTTGATGCTGGTGGCGCGCCACCAGAGCGTGTCGCGCGCGGCGGAAGCGATGCACGTGACGCAGCCCGCCGTGTCGCTGCACCTCAAACTGCTGGAAGAAGCGGCCGGCGTGCCGCTCACGCGCCGCCAGGGCCGCAACATCCAGATGACGGCGGCGGGCGAGCTGCTGGTGGGCTATGCGGAGCGCATCCTCGGCCTGTGGGAAGAGGCGGGCGACGAGATCGCGGCATTGAAGGGCGTGACGTCCGGTACGCTGCGCATCGGCGCCGTGATGACGGCGGAGCACCTGTTGCCGCCGATGCTCGTGCGCTTCACGACGGGCCGGCCGCACGTGCGCATCAAGCTGCAGGTGGGCTCGCGGCCGGAAGTGATCGGCATGCTGTCGCGCGACGAGATCGACCTCGCCATCATGGGCACGCCGCCACGCGAATTCCCGACGAGCGCCAGCCGCTTCGCGCGCCACCCGATGGCGTTCTTCGTCGCGCCCGGTCACCCGCTGCTGGCCTTGGCGCCGGTGACGCTGGCCGACATCGCCGCGCACAACCTGCTCGTGCGCGAGCGCGGGTCGGGCACGCGCGCGGCGATCGAGCGCCGCTTCGAGGAAGAGGGCGTGGCGCTCGCGATCGGGTCCGAGCTGTCCAGCAACGAGGCGATCAAGCAGATGACGGCGGCGGGCCTCGGCGTCGCCTTTTTATCCGTCCACGCCTGCACGCTGGAAGTGCGCAACCGCTTATTGAGCGTGCTGCCGGTGCCGGGCGTCGTCGTGCAGGGCGAGTGGCACGTGATGCACAAGGCGGCGCGCGCGATTCCGACCGTGGCCGCGTCGTTCCACGAATTCATGGTGGAGCACGGGCAGCAGGTCATTTCGGACGAGCTGGAAAGCATCGCCTGGAAATAG
- a CDS encoding SDR family NAD(P)-dependent oxidoreductase — protein sequence MGFDQRIAIVTGASGGIGQATARRLLQGGANVMLADLRQDRLDALRADLDRDFDPARTAVVTCDVSREDQVIAAVDATIKQFGAWDFVVNNAGTMLFKPIEAQTEQDWRGILDVDLMGAFFYTKQAFLRMRRGGAIVNVSSVHAVETEPLVAPYAAAKAALLSLTRSAALEGKAKGIRVNAVLPGAVDTPMLWDNPNVKSGVEVIDKTDVGAPEDIAAAIAFLLADEARFVDGTSLRVDGARLARL from the coding sequence ATGGGGTTCGACCAGCGCATCGCCATCGTCACCGGCGCGTCCGGCGGCATCGGCCAGGCCACCGCGCGGCGCCTGCTGCAGGGCGGCGCCAACGTCATGCTGGCCGACCTGCGCCAGGACCGCCTCGACGCGCTCCGCGCCGACCTGGATCGGGACTTCGATCCGGCGCGCACCGCCGTCGTCACGTGCGACGTGTCGCGCGAAGACCAGGTGATCGCCGCCGTGGACGCGACCATCAAGCAGTTCGGCGCCTGGGACTTCGTCGTCAACAACGCGGGCACGATGCTGTTCAAGCCGATCGAAGCGCAGACGGAGCAGGACTGGCGCGGCATCCTCGACGTCGACCTGATGGGCGCCTTCTTCTACACCAAGCAGGCGTTCCTGCGCATGCGCCGCGGCGGGGCCATCGTCAACGTCTCCAGCGTGCACGCCGTCGAGACGGAGCCGCTGGTCGCACCGTATGCGGCCGCGAAGGCGGCGCTGCTGTCGCTCACGCGCTCGGCGGCGCTGGAAGGGAAGGCGAAAGGCATCCGCGTCAACGCCGTGCTGCCGGGCGCCGTCGACACGCCCATGCTGTGGGATAACCCGAACGTGAAGTCGGGCGTCGAAGTGATCGACAAGACCGACGTCGGCGCGCCCGAAGACATCGCCGCCGCCATCGCCTTCCTGCTCGCGGACGAGGCACGCTTCGTCGACGGCACGTCGCTGCGGGTCGACGGCGCGCGGCTGGCGCGCCTGTAG
- a CDS encoding universal stress protein — protein sequence MIKTILVHVDGSDAQDSRLRAACFLANACDAHLVGGADTGIGWLDYALLTGAVAATTAGPDFEVLRATARARLAVFEDAVRRAGVASFESRLIEDEARYALLLQSRYADLVVLSRGAQADPAQPMRARALPDHLALHGARPVLVVPPDYADQPLPGTAVVGWDGSMQAIAAIAAALPLLARADIVRLALVNPEAPGELHGEQPGADMALYLARHGARVDVVVERTRATVGEALMGMARDYGAGLMVTGAYGHGRYREWMLGGVTRELLERARVPLLIAH from the coding sequence ATGATCAAGACCATCCTCGTGCATGTGGACGGCAGCGACGCGCAGGACAGCCGCCTGCGCGCCGCCTGTTTCCTCGCCAATGCCTGCGACGCCCACCTCGTCGGCGGCGCGGACACCGGCATCGGCTGGCTCGACTACGCCCTGCTGACGGGTGCGGTGGCGGCGACGACCGCCGGCCCCGATTTCGAGGTCCTGCGCGCCACCGCCCGCGCGCGCCTGGCCGTCTTCGAAGACGCGGTGCGGCGTGCCGGCGTCGCGTCGTTCGAATCGCGCCTGATCGAGGACGAGGCCCGCTACGCGCTGCTGCTGCAATCGCGCTATGCCGACCTCGTCGTGCTGAGCCGCGGCGCACAGGCCGATCCCGCCCAGCCCATGCGGGCGCGCGCCCTCCCGGACCATCTGGCGCTGCACGGCGCCCGTCCCGTGCTGGTGGTGCCGCCCGATTACGCCGACCAGCCGCTGCCCGGCACCGCCGTCGTCGGGTGGGACGGCAGCATGCAGGCCATCGCCGCCATCGCCGCCGCGCTGCCGCTGCTGGCGCGCGCGGACATCGTGCGGCTGGCCCTCGTCAATCCCGAGGCGCCGGGCGAACTCCACGGCGAGCAGCCCGGCGCCGACATGGCGCTGTACCTGGCCCGCCACGGCGCGCGCGTGGACGTCGTCGTCGAGCGCACGCGCGCCACGGTCGGCGAGGCCTTGATGGGAATGGCGCGCGACTACGGCGCCGGCCTGATGGTGACGGGCGCGTACGGCCACGGCCGCTACCGCGAATGGATGCTCGGCGGGGTCACCCGCGAACTGCTGGAACGGGCCCGCGTCCCCTTATTGATTGCGCATTGA
- a CDS encoding YVTN family beta-propeller repeat protein, translating to MSFKTTVGAVLALSVLAGGVVATRVVDASAPAPAAKPATVATVAGMPPVVDPGNVYSEIGPTHLSPAVKGDLERVYVPNLRSNDVSVIDPATMKVVDRFKVGRSPQHVIPSWDLRTLWVANNAERHGDGSLTPIDPRTGKPGPNVVVDDPYNMYFTPDGKSAIVVAEARHRLDFRDPHTMAMQYAIEVPQCGGINHAEFSIDGRYALFTCEFDGSLAKIDLVGRKVLGYLKLSMPSTRFREGVDPTAPGASEICTAKKGMPQDVRISPDGKRFYIADMDADGVHVVDGDNLKEIGFVPVGIGTHGLYPSRDGKYLYIASRGTHRIHGKRKGPGSVAVLDFATGKIVANWPVPGGGSPDMGNVSADGKWLWLSGRYDDVVYRIDTKTGAMQQVKVGGEPHGLTVWPQPGRYSLGHTGNLR from the coding sequence GTGTCATTCAAAACTACCGTCGGTGCCGTATTGGCACTCTCCGTCCTGGCCGGGGGCGTCGTCGCCACGCGCGTGGTCGATGCGTCCGCGCCGGCACCCGCCGCGAAGCCGGCCACGGTCGCGACCGTGGCCGGCATGCCGCCCGTCGTCGATCCGGGCAATGTGTACAGCGAAATCGGCCCCACGCACCTGAGTCCGGCCGTGAAAGGCGACCTGGAGCGCGTGTACGTGCCGAACCTGCGCTCGAACGACGTCAGCGTCATCGATCCGGCGACGATGAAGGTCGTCGACCGTTTCAAGGTGGGCCGCAGCCCGCAGCACGTGATCCCGTCGTGGGACCTGCGTACCCTGTGGGTGGCGAATAATGCCGAGCGGCACGGCGACGGCAGCCTGACGCCGATCGATCCGCGCACGGGCAAGCCGGGTCCCAACGTCGTCGTCGACGATCCGTACAATATGTACTTCACGCCGGACGGCAAGTCGGCGATCGTCGTGGCCGAGGCGCGCCACCGTCTCGACTTCCGCGATCCGCACACGATGGCGATGCAGTACGCGATCGAGGTGCCGCAATGCGGCGGCATCAACCACGCGGAATTCTCGATCGACGGCCGCTACGCGCTGTTCACGTGCGAGTTCGACGGCAGCCTCGCGAAGATCGACCTGGTGGGCCGCAAGGTGCTGGGCTACCTGAAACTGTCGATGCCGTCGACGCGCTTCCGCGAAGGCGTCGACCCGACGGCGCCCGGCGCCAGCGAAATCTGCACGGCGAAGAAGGGCATGCCGCAGGACGTGCGCATCTCGCCCGACGGCAAGCGCTTCTACATCGCGGACATGGATGCGGACGGCGTGCACGTCGTCGACGGCGACAACCTGAAGGAAATCGGCTTCGTGCCCGTCGGCATCGGCACGCACGGCCTGTATCCGAGCCGCGACGGCAAGTACCTGTACATCGCGAGCCGCGGCACGCACCGCATCCACGGCAAGCGCAAGGGACCGGGCAGCGTGGCCGTGCTCGACTTCGCCACCGGGAAGATCGTCGCCAACTGGCCCGTGCCGGGCGGCGGCAGCCCGGACATGGGCAACGTCAGCGCGGACGGCAAGTGGTTGTGGCTGTCGGGCCGCTATGACGACGTCGTCTATCGCATCGACACGAAGACCGGCGCCATGCAGCAGGTGAAGGTCGGCGGCGAGCCGCACGGCCTGACCGTGTGGCCGCAGCCGGGCCGCTATTCGCTCGGGCACACGGGCAACCTGCGCTGA
- a CDS encoding LysR family transcriptional regulator produces the protein MFEISQLRCFVAVAEELHFSRAAERLNMTQPPLSRQIRLLEHHVGAQLLERNSRTVRLTAAGKAFFPEAARILRIAEEAAFVARRAAKGEQGTLAIGFTSASGYSLLPEVVRRLRERAPGISLTLKELVSTAQVEALNAGELDLGLMRPHPVNGELDSQLIATEALMLAIHENDADQWPEAPTLADLHGRPFVMYSPYEARPFYQMLSERFARTGVVPDVVEHVGQVHTMLALVRAGVGAALIAEGAGRLKIDGIVMRRMATEPVEMVCTYRRDNENPVLHLFLRDVLPSFHATA, from the coding sequence ATGTTCGAGATCAGCCAGCTCCGCTGCTTCGTGGCCGTCGCCGAGGAATTGCATTTTAGCCGGGCGGCGGAGCGCCTGAACATGACGCAGCCGCCGCTGAGCCGGCAGATCCGCCTGCTCGAACACCACGTCGGCGCCCAGCTGCTGGAACGCAACAGCCGCACGGTCCGGCTGACGGCCGCCGGCAAGGCGTTCTTTCCGGAAGCGGCGCGCATTCTCCGCATCGCCGAGGAAGCGGCCTTCGTCGCCCGGCGCGCCGCGAAGGGAGAACAAGGCACGCTGGCCATCGGCTTCACGTCGGCGTCCGGCTACAGCCTGTTGCCGGAAGTCGTGCGCCGGCTGCGCGAGCGCGCGCCCGGGATCTCGCTGACGCTCAAGGAACTCGTCAGCACGGCGCAGGTGGAAGCGTTGAATGCGGGCGAACTGGACCTGGGCCTGATGCGCCCGCACCCCGTGAACGGCGAGCTCGACAGTCAGCTGATCGCGACGGAAGCGCTGATGCTGGCCATCCACGAGAACGACGCCGACCAGTGGCCGGAAGCGCCCACGCTGGCCGACCTGCACGGCCGCCCGTTCGTCATGTATTCGCCGTACGAGGCGCGTCCCTTCTACCAGATGCTGAGCGAGCGCTTCGCCCGCACCGGTGTCGTGCCGGACGTCGTGGAGCACGTCGGGCAAGTGCACACGATGCTGGCGCTGGTGCGCGCCGGCGTCGGCGCCGCCCTCATCGCGGAAGGCGCGGGCAGGCTCAAAATCGACGGCATCGTCATGCGCAGGATGGCCACGGAGCCCGTCGAGATGGTCTGCACCTACCGCCGCGACAACGAGAATCCCGTTCTGCACCTATTCCTGCGCGATGTCTTGCCGTCCTTTCACGCAACGGCGTGA
- a CDS encoding MFS transporter produces MLFAITTINYADRATISIAGPDIKKELGLSAVQMGFIFSAFAWSYVVAQLPGGWLLDRYGSKITYFFSIFLWSTFTLFTGAAGFVTGGAAVALLFALRLLVGAAEAPSFPGNSRIASAWFPTHERGLAAAVFNSAQYFATVLFAPIMGWLVHGFGWHSVFYVMGGLGILMAFLWLKTIHGPKDHPSVSSSELKYIQEGGALVDLESGNRAAQPRQVNTLACIKELLGNRMLLGVYIGQYCITTLTYFFLTWFPVYLVQERHMTILKAGFVASLPAIAGFLGGITGGWISDRLAKAGCSLSVSRKVPIVAGMLMSMSMIACNYIEADTLVVAVMSLAFFGKGVGALGWAVVSDTSPKEAGGLSGALFNTFGNTAGITTPIAIGYIVQATGSFAGALTFVGANAALAIACYLFVVGDIKRVKLSASLVQA; encoded by the coding sequence ATGCTGTTCGCGATCACCACGATCAATTACGCGGACCGGGCGACCATCTCGATCGCCGGCCCGGACATCAAGAAGGAACTGGGGCTGTCCGCCGTCCAGATGGGATTCATCTTCTCGGCCTTCGCCTGGTCGTATGTCGTGGCGCAGCTGCCCGGCGGCTGGCTGCTGGACCGCTACGGCTCGAAGATCACCTATTTCTTCAGCATCTTCCTGTGGTCGACATTCACGCTGTTCACGGGCGCGGCCGGCTTCGTGACGGGCGGCGCGGCCGTGGCCCTGCTGTTCGCGCTGCGGCTCCTGGTGGGCGCGGCGGAGGCGCCCTCGTTCCCGGGCAACAGCCGCATCGCGTCGGCCTGGTTCCCCACGCACGAACGGGGCCTGGCGGCCGCCGTGTTCAACTCCGCGCAGTATTTCGCGACCGTGCTGTTCGCGCCGATCATGGGCTGGCTCGTGCACGGCTTCGGCTGGCACAGCGTGTTCTATGTGATGGGCGGCCTGGGCATCCTGATGGCCTTCCTGTGGCTCAAGACGATCCATGGCCCGAAAGACCACCCCTCCGTCAGCAGCAGCGAACTGAAATACATCCAGGAAGGCGGCGCCCTCGTCGATCTCGAAAGCGGCAACCGTGCCGCGCAGCCGCGCCAGGTGAACACGCTCGCCTGCATCAAGGAATTGCTGGGCAACCGCATGCTGCTGGGCGTCTACATCGGCCAGTACTGCATCACGACGCTGACCTATTTCTTCCTCACGTGGTTCCCCGTCTACCTCGTGCAGGAACGCCATATGACGATCCTGAAAGCCGGCTTCGTGGCCTCCCTGCCCGCCATCGCCGGTTTCCTCGGCGGCATCACGGGCGGCTGGATTTCCGACCGCCTCGCGAAGGCCGGCTGCTCGCTGTCCGTGTCGCGCAAGGTGCCGATCGTCGCCGGCATGCTGATGTCGATGAGCATGATCGCCTGCAATTACATCGAGGCGGATACCCTCGTCGTCGCCGTGATGTCGCTCGCGTTCTTCGGCAAGGGCGTCGGCGCGCTGGGCTGGGCCGTCGTGTCCGACACGTCGCCGAAGGAAGCCGGCGGCCTGTCCGGCGCCCTGTTCAACACGTTCGGCAACACGGCGGGCATCACGACGCCGATCGCCATCGGGTATATCGTCCAGGCCACCGGCTCGTTCGCCGGGGCCTTGACCTTCGTCGGCGCCAACGCGGCGCTGGCCATCGCCTGCTACTTGTTCGTCGTCGGCGACATCAAGCGCGTCAAGCTCTCGGCGTCGCTCGTACAAGCATGA
- a CDS encoding glycoside hydrolase family 28 protein — MPVPFSTRRRFTLSLLSLPFWHRAAQATVPDGKYLSILDTGAVADGGTVNTRAIQAAIDRLAGQGGGTAVVPAGVFVSGALFLKPGVDLHLDKGAVLRCSTDMRHFPVQRTRIEGHVEERFNPGLINAAGCDGLKITGAGTLDGAGRPIWDRFWQLRNASKEKGDFRNLDVARARLAVIEASRGVTIDGITFKDSQFWNLHLYRCRDVAVRNSSFQVPDDYVQAPSTDGIDIDSCQDVLVDGCRFSVTDDCIAAKGTKGPHALEDKDSPPTERIRVRNCVFRRGHAMFTCGSEATVVRDVVVEHCRVENVGSVAHLKLRPDTPQRYEDIHFRDLTLDSSKGEIVSIRPWSQYFDLKGEAPPHSVVRGVTLEGIRGRFGAFGMIAPNPGQTDIGALTLKNIDVQLTDVRLQVKDAAMPVLENVVVNGKPYAAGAQG, encoded by the coding sequence ATGCCTGTACCCTTTTCGACGCGCCGCCGTTTCACACTGTCCCTGCTGTCACTCCCGTTCTGGCACCGCGCGGCGCAGGCCACGGTGCCTGACGGCAAATACCTGTCCATCCTCGACACCGGCGCCGTCGCCGACGGCGGCACGGTCAATACGCGCGCCATTCAGGCCGCCATCGACCGGCTGGCCGGGCAGGGCGGCGGCACGGCCGTCGTGCCGGCCGGCGTGTTCGTCAGCGGCGCGCTGTTCCTCAAGCCCGGTGTCGATCTCCACCTCGACAAGGGCGCCGTCCTGCGCTGCTCGACGGACATGCGGCATTTCCCCGTCCAGCGCACGCGCATCGAGGGCCACGTCGAGGAGCGGTTCAATCCGGGCCTGATCAACGCGGCGGGCTGCGATGGTCTGAAGATCACGGGCGCCGGCACGCTGGACGGTGCCGGCCGCCCGATCTGGGACCGGTTCTGGCAGCTGCGCAATGCGTCGAAGGAGAAGGGCGACTTCCGCAACCTGGACGTGGCGCGCGCGCGCCTGGCCGTCATCGAGGCGTCGCGCGGCGTGACGATAGACGGCATCACGTTCAAGGATTCGCAATTCTGGAACCTGCACCTGTACCGCTGCCGCGACGTGGCCGTGCGGAACAGCAGCTTCCAGGTGCCGGACGATTACGTGCAGGCCCCGAGCACGGACGGCATCGACATCGACAGCTGCCAGGACGTCCTCGTCGACGGCTGCCGCTTTTCCGTGACGGACGACTGCATCGCGGCCAAGGGCACGAAGGGCCCGCATGCGCTCGAGGACAAGGACAGCCCGCCGACGGAACGGATCCGCGTGCGCAACTGCGTGTTCCGGCGCGGCCACGCGATGTTCACGTGCGGAAGCGAGGCGACCGTCGTGCGCGACGTCGTCGTCGAACACTGCAGGGTGGAGAACGTGGGCAGTGTCGCCCACCTGAAACTGCGGCCGGACACGCCGCAGCGCTACGAGGACATCCATTTCCGCGACCTGACACTCGATTCCAGCAAGGGTGAGATCGTGTCGATCCGGCCGTGGAGCCAGTATTTCGACCTGAAAGGCGAGGCGCCGCCGCATTCCGTCGTGCGCGGCGTGACGCTGGAGGGCATCCGCGGGCGCTTCGGTGCATTCGGCATGATCGCGCCGAATCCGGGCCAGACCGACATCGGGGCCCTGACGCTGAAGAACATCGATGTGCAACTAACCGACGTGCGGTTACAGGTGAAGGACGCGGCCATGCCGGTGCTGGAGAACGTTGTCGTCAACGGCAAGCCCTACGCGGCGGGCGCGCAGGGCTGA
- a CDS encoding NAD(P)/FAD-dependent oxidoreductase, translated as MQSIVIVGGGVAGLELATRLGRRLGARHKDRVILIDSAPTHFWKPLLHAVAAGTIDPADHMIDYARQAIDNHFTFVCGEVIDVDRVRRTLTVRSRFDDAPDAHTLIDYDRVVLAYGSVTNFFGIPGAQEHCLALDSVKGAEAFRQRFLGLCAQAGRRRNARTDAGAPLLDIVIVGAGPTGIELAADLRHTVDTLAHYGLAGLESPHQVHIRIVERGPQVLPSLDAEASNLAVRKLRAMGIEICTDTAIAEVREDEVATTDGRVFPAAITVWAAGVKGPRFSTGLNVALNRNDQVVVDGRLRSVTDPDIHAMGDCCTLLNPDKTAMAPPSAQAARQQAIYLAKLLTHKAPDTLPGFQYRDYGTLVSLGRAGAVGILRRAIGNRHLHVKGPFALAMYGLTYQRHVMGHLGPVRMCGNLLARWFRSKMLMPVRWH; from the coding sequence ATGCAGTCCATCGTCATCGTCGGAGGCGGCGTCGCCGGCCTCGAACTCGCCACCCGGCTGGGCCGCCGCCTCGGCGCCCGCCACAAGGATCGCGTGATCCTCATCGACAGCGCGCCCACCCACTTCTGGAAACCCCTGCTGCACGCCGTCGCCGCCGGCACCATCGACCCGGCCGACCACATGATCGATTACGCCCGCCAGGCCATCGACAACCACTTCACGTTCGTGTGCGGCGAAGTCATCGACGTCGACCGCGTCCGCCGCACGCTGACCGTGCGCAGCCGGTTCGACGACGCGCCCGACGCGCACACGCTCATCGACTACGACCGCGTCGTGCTGGCCTACGGCTCCGTGACGAATTTCTTCGGCATCCCCGGCGCGCAGGAACACTGCCTCGCGCTCGACAGCGTCAAGGGCGCCGAAGCGTTCCGCCAGCGCTTCCTGGGCCTGTGCGCCCAGGCGGGACGGCGCCGCAACGCCCGCACGGACGCCGGCGCGCCCTTGCTCGACATCGTCATCGTCGGTGCCGGACCGACCGGCATCGAGCTGGCGGCCGACCTGCGCCACACGGTCGACACGCTGGCCCACTACGGCCTGGCCGGACTGGAATCGCCGCACCAGGTGCACATCCGCATCGTCGAGCGCGGCCCGCAAGTGCTGCCGTCGCTGGATGCGGAGGCGTCGAACCTCGCCGTGCGCAAGCTGCGCGCGATGGGCATCGAGATCTGCACCGACACGGCGATCGCCGAGGTGCGGGAGGACGAAGTCGCGACCACGGACGGCCGCGTGTTCCCCGCTGCGATCACCGTGTGGGCTGCCGGCGTGAAGGGCCCGCGGTTCAGCACGGGCCTGAACGTGGCGCTGAACCGCAACGACCAGGTCGTGGTCGACGGGCGCCTGCGCAGCGTGACCGACCCGGACATCCACGCGATGGGCGATTGCTGCACCTTGCTCAATCCGGACAAGACGGCGATGGCGCCGCCCAGCGCCCAGGCCGCGCGCCAGCAGGCGATCTATCTGGCCAAGCTGCTGACGCACAAGGCGCCGGACACGCTGCCGGGCTTCCAGTACCGCGACTACGGCACGCTCGTGTCGCTGGGCCGCGCGGGCGCCGTCGGCATCCTGCGCCGCGCCATCGGCAACCGCCACCTGCACGTCAAGGGTCCGTTCGCGCTCGCGATGTACGGCCTGACGTACCAGCGCCACGTGATGGGCCACCTCGGCCCGGTGCGGATGTGCGGCAACCTGCTGGCGCGCTGGTTCCGCTCGAAGATGCTGATGCCCGTTCGTTGGCACTGA
- a CDS encoding ParD-like family protein, translating to MGIVNIEDELHDQIRKASTVSCRSINAQAAFWVRIGMLCELNPTQSFNEIMARELRAAGVVPQALKVAL from the coding sequence ATGGGTATCGTTAACATCGAAGACGAGCTGCACGACCAGATCCGCAAGGCGAGCACCGTGTCGTGCCGCTCGATCAACGCGCAGGCCGCGTTCTGGGTCCGCATCGGCATGCTGTGCGAGCTGAATCCGACGCAAAGCTTCAACGAGATCATGGCGCGCGAACTGCGGGCGGCGGGCGTCGTGCCGCAGGCCCTCAAGGTGGCGTTGTGA
- the gudD gene encoding glucarate dehydratase, whose amino-acid sequence MNTNVSRAPVVTELRVVPVAGQDSMLLNLSGAHGPWFTRNIVILKDSAGNTGLGEAPGGEKIRQTIEDAKPLVVGKTLGEYNNILNAMRTAFADRDAGGRGQQTFDLRTTIHAVTAVESALLDLLGQFMNVPVAALLGEGMQRNAVEMLGYLFYVGDRTKTNLAYRSEPDAGDAWLRLRNEEALTPEAVVRLCEAARERYGFNDFKLKGGVLSADEEMAAIVAMHERFPDARITLDPNGAWSLQEAIRVCRDKHGILAYAEDPCGAENGFSGREVMAEFRRATGLPTATNMIATDWRQMAHSIQLQSVDIPLADPHFWTMQGSVRVAQLCQMFGLTWGSHSNNHFDISLAMFTHVGAAAPGKVTAIDTHWIWQDGQRLTKEPLKIEGGLVHIPAKPGLGIELDEAELEKAHQAYKNMGLGARDDAAAMQFLVPNWKFDNKRPCLVR is encoded by the coding sequence ATGAACACCAACGTCTCCCGTGCCCCCGTCGTCACCGAACTGCGCGTCGTGCCCGTCGCCGGCCAGGACAGCATGCTGCTGAACCTGTCCGGCGCCCACGGCCCCTGGTTCACCCGCAACATCGTCATCCTCAAGGACAGCGCCGGCAACACGGGTCTGGGCGAAGCGCCGGGTGGCGAGAAGATCCGCCAGACCATCGAGGATGCCAAGCCCCTCGTCGTCGGCAAGACGCTGGGCGAGTACAACAATATCCTGAACGCGATGCGCACCGCCTTCGCCGACCGCGATGCGGGCGGCCGCGGCCAGCAGACGTTCGACCTGCGCACGACCATCCACGCCGTCACGGCCGTGGAATCGGCGCTGCTCGACCTGCTGGGCCAGTTCATGAACGTCCCGGTCGCCGCGCTGCTGGGCGAAGGCATGCAGCGCAATGCCGTCGAGATGCTGGGCTATCTGTTCTACGTGGGCGACCGCACCAAGACGAACCTCGCCTACCGCAGCGAGCCGGATGCCGGCGACGCCTGGCTACGCCTGCGTAACGAGGAAGCGTTGACGCCGGAAGCCGTCGTGCGCCTGTGCGAGGCCGCGCGCGAACGTTACGGCTTCAACGATTTCAAGCTGAAGGGCGGCGTGCTGTCGGCCGATGAGGAAATGGCGGCGATCGTCGCGATGCACGAGCGCTTCCCGGACGCGCGCATCACGCTCGACCCGAACGGCGCGTGGTCGCTGCAGGAAGCGATCCGCGTATGCCGCGACAAGCACGGCATCCTCGCCTATGCCGAAGACCCGTGCGGCGCGGAGAATGGCTTTTCCGGGCGCGAAGTGATGGCGGAATTCCGCCGCGCCACCGGCCTGCCGACGGCGACCAACATGATCGCCACCGACTGGCGCCAGATGGCGCACTCGATCCAGCTGCAGTCCGTCGACATCCCGCTCGCGGACCCGCACTTCTGGACGATGCAGGGTTCCGTGCGCGTCGCGCAGCTGTGCCAGATGTTCGGCCTGACGTGGGGTTCGCACTCGAACAACCACTTCGACATCTCGCTCGCCATGTTCACGCATGTGGGCGCGGCGGCGCCGGGCAAGGTCACCGCGATCGACACGCACTGGATCTGGCAGGACGGCCAGCGCCTGACGAAGGAACCGCTCAAGATCGAGGGTGGCCTGGTGCACATCCCGGCGAAACCGGGTCTGGGCATCGAGCTGGATGAAGCGGAACTGGAAAAGGCCCACCAGGCCTACAAGAACATGGGCCTGGGCGCGCGCGACGACGCCGCCGCCATGCAGTTCCTCGTGCCGAACTGGAAGTTCGACAACAAGCGCCCCTGCCTCGTGCGCTGA